A window of Streptomyces sp. SAI-127 contains these coding sequences:
- a CDS encoding P-II family nitrogen regulator: MKLITAVVKPHRLDEIKEALQAFGVHGLTVTEASGYGRQRGHTEVYRGAEYTVDLVPKIRIEVLAEDDDAEQLIDVIVKAARTGKIGDGKVWSLPVETAVRVRTGERGPDAL; this comes from the coding sequence ATGAAGCTCATCACCGCCGTCGTCAAGCCCCACCGGCTCGACGAGATCAAGGAAGCCCTCCAGGCCTTCGGGGTCCACGGCCTGACGGTCACCGAGGCGAGCGGCTACGGTCGTCAGCGGGGCCACACCGAGGTCTACCGCGGTGCCGAGTACACCGTCGACCTGGTCCCGAAGATCCGCATCGAGGTCCTCGCCGAGGACGACGACGCCGAGCAGCTGATCGACGTCATCGTCAAGGCGGCCCGCACTGGCAAGATCGGTGACGGCAAGGTCTGGTCCCTGCCGGTCGAGACCGCCGTACGGGTCCGGACGGGCGAGCGCGGCCCGGACGCGCTCTGA
- a CDS encoding ammonium transporter, which produces MAPTAITLAADKLSVANTGFMLICSALVLIMTPGLAFFYGGMVRVKSTLNMLMMSFISMGIVTILWVLYGFSMAFGTDHGSLIGWESDFFGWTGIDKGDIWSGYTIPVLAFAVFQMMFAIITPALISGAIADRVKFSAWALFVALWATVVYFPVAHWVWGTGGWAFELGVIDFAGGTAVHINAGAAALGVILVIGKRVGFKRDPMRPHSLPLVMLGAGLLWFGWFGFNAGSWLGNDDGVGSLMFVNTQIATAAAMLAWLVYEKIRHGAFTTLGAASGAVAGLVAITPSGGAITPIGAICIGAIAGVACAAAVGLKYRFNYDDSLDVVGVHMVGGVIGSLLIGFFASGKGQSDVKGLFYGGNADQLWKQCAGVFAVLAYSLIASAILAFLLDKTIGMRVSEDEEVSGIDQAEHAETAYDFSGAGGGAARTSVTAPADDAGKKVDA; this is translated from the coding sequence ATGGCACCAACCGCCATCACGCTCGCCGCAGACAAACTGTCTGTGGCCAACACAGGCTTCATGTTGATCTGTTCCGCTCTGGTGCTGATCATGACGCCGGGTCTCGCCTTCTTCTACGGAGGCATGGTCCGCGTCAAGAGCACCCTCAACATGCTGATGATGAGCTTCATCAGCATGGGTATCGTCACGATCCTGTGGGTGCTGTACGGCTTCTCCATGGCGTTCGGAACGGACCACGGTTCGCTCATCGGCTGGGAATCCGACTTCTTCGGATGGACCGGCATTGACAAGGGCGACATCTGGTCCGGGTACACGATCCCGGTCCTCGCCTTCGCCGTCTTCCAGATGATGTTCGCCATCATCACGCCCGCCCTGATAAGCGGCGCGATCGCCGACCGCGTGAAGTTCTCCGCCTGGGCGCTCTTCGTGGCGCTGTGGGCGACGGTCGTGTACTTCCCGGTCGCGCACTGGGTCTGGGGCACCGGCGGCTGGGCCTTCGAGCTCGGTGTGATCGACTTCGCCGGTGGTACCGCGGTCCACATCAACGCGGGTGCCGCGGCACTCGGTGTGATCCTGGTCATCGGCAAGCGCGTCGGCTTCAAGCGTGACCCGATGCGCCCGCACAGCCTCCCGCTGGTCATGCTCGGCGCCGGCCTGCTGTGGTTCGGCTGGTTCGGCTTCAACGCCGGCTCGTGGCTCGGCAACGACGACGGCGTCGGCTCGCTGATGTTCGTCAACACGCAGATCGCCACCGCGGCCGCCATGCTCGCCTGGCTCGTCTACGAGAAGATCCGCCACGGCGCGTTCACCACGCTGGGCGCCGCCTCCGGCGCGGTCGCCGGTCTGGTCGCCATCACCCCGTCCGGTGGTGCGATCACCCCGATCGGCGCGATCTGCATCGGCGCCATCGCCGGTGTCGCCTGCGCCGCGGCCGTCGGCCTGAAGTACCGGTTCAACTACGACGACTCCCTGGACGTCGTCGGTGTCCACATGGTCGGCGGTGTCATCGGCTCCCTGCTGATCGGCTTCTTCGCCAGCGGCAAGGGCCAGTCCGACGTCAAGGGCCTCTTCTACGGCGGCAACGCGGACCAGCTCTGGAAGCAGTGTGCCGGTGTCTTCGCGGTCCTCGCCTACTCCCTGATCGCCTCCGCGATCCTGGCCTTCCTGCTCGACAAGACGATCGGCATGCGGGTCAGTGAGGACGAGGAGGTCTCGGGCATCGACCAGGCCGAGCACGCCGAGACCGCATACGACTTCAGCGGTGCCGGTGGCGGCGCCGCCCGGACCTCCGTCACGGCCCCGGCCGACGACGCGGGCAAGAAGGTGGACGCATGA
- a CDS encoding bifunctional DNA primase/polymerase — protein MGFTIGGIREIRSGTRRRGRSSECTTVAEFTGLWGWDVVPGARASAGACSCGRADCLYPGAHPLDFAPPVPAGATLDDVTKAWSEFPGASVMLPVGRAFDVIEVAEPAGRRALVRLERMGLPLGPVTATPEGRAQFFVAPGAASDLSELLYRMGWDDAASLDLRGLGSGSHITAPPSDRGGLGPVQWLRPPSLDTATKPPAARLLLGTLAYVAHRSRA, from the coding sequence ATGGGCTTCACGATCGGCGGCATTCGGGAGATCCGTTCCGGTACCCGCAGGCGCGGCCGCTCCTCGGAGTGCACCACCGTGGCCGAGTTCACCGGACTCTGGGGCTGGGACGTCGTCCCGGGCGCGCGCGCTTCTGCCGGCGCCTGCTCCTGCGGCCGCGCGGACTGCCTTTACCCCGGCGCCCACCCCCTCGACTTCGCACCCCCGGTCCCGGCCGGGGCCACCCTCGACGACGTGACCAAGGCGTGGTCCGAGTTCCCCGGCGCCTCGGTGATGCTGCCCGTCGGCCGTGCCTTCGACGTCATCGAGGTCGCCGAGCCGGCCGGGCGCCGCGCCCTGGTCCGCCTGGAGCGCATGGGCCTCCCCCTCGGCCCGGTGACCGCGACCCCCGAGGGCCGCGCCCAGTTCTTCGTCGCCCCCGGCGCCGCGTCCGACCTGAGCGAGCTCCTCTACCGCATGGGCTGGGACGACGCCGCCTCCCTCGACCTGCGCGGCCTGGGCTCCGGCAGCCACATCACGGCTCCGCCCTCGGACCGCGGCGGCCTGGGTCCGGTCCAGTGGCTGCGCCCGCCTTCCCTGGACACGGCGACCAAGCCGCCGGCGGCCCGTCTGCTGCTGGGGACGCTGGCCTACGTGGCACACCGGTCACGGGCATAG
- the ftsY gene encoding signal recognition particle-docking protein FtsY → METVILAVVIAVVVLGVLGGLVVGSRRKKPLPPPPPAAPDITAPPAEPHVGDEAETPRDEPRRTIEEVDLPDGSAPPVVEELPPTEIEVPEPTAGRLVRLRSRLSRSQNALGKGLLTLLSREHLDDDTWEEIEDTLLTADVGVAPTQELVDGLRERVKVLGTRTPDELRGLLREELLKLVGTQVDRTVKTEPAERKPGIVMVVGVNGTGKTTTTGKLARVLVADGRSVVLGAADTFRAAAADQLQTWGERVGAHTVRGPEGGDPASVAFDAVKEGKEMGVDVVLIDTAGRLHTKTGLMDELGKVKRVVEKHAPLDEVLLVLDATTGQNGLVQARVFAEVVDITGIVLTKLDGTAKGGIVVAVQRELGVPVKLIGLGEGADDLAPFEPEAFVDALIGD, encoded by the coding sequence ATGGAAACCGTCATCCTTGCTGTAGTCATCGCCGTGGTCGTGCTCGGTGTGCTCGGCGGGCTCGTCGTCGGCAGTCGGCGCAAGAAGCCGCTGCCCCCGCCGCCTCCCGCCGCGCCCGACATCACCGCCCCTCCGGCCGAGCCGCACGTCGGCGACGAGGCCGAGACGCCGCGCGACGAACCGCGCCGGACCATAGAGGAGGTCGACCTTCCGGACGGCTCGGCGCCGCCCGTCGTAGAAGAGCTCCCCCCGACCGAGATCGAAGTCCCGGAGCCCACCGCCGGCCGCCTGGTCCGTCTGCGCTCCCGGCTCTCCCGCTCGCAGAACGCGCTCGGCAAGGGGCTGCTCACGCTCCTGTCGCGCGAGCACCTCGACGACGACACCTGGGAGGAGATCGAGGACACCCTCCTCACCGCCGACGTCGGAGTGGCCCCCACCCAGGAGCTGGTCGACGGGCTGCGCGAGCGGGTGAAGGTGCTCGGCACGCGCACCCCGGACGAACTGCGCGGGCTGCTGCGCGAGGAACTGCTCAAGCTGGTCGGCACCCAGGTCGACCGCACGGTGAAGACCGAGCCAGCGGAGCGCAAGCCGGGCATCGTGATGGTCGTCGGCGTCAACGGCACCGGCAAGACCACCACCACCGGCAAGCTCGCGCGCGTGCTCGTGGCCGACGGACGGAGCGTGGTCCTGGGTGCCGCGGACACCTTCCGTGCCGCGGCCGCCGACCAGCTCCAGACCTGGGGCGAGCGGGTGGGCGCCCACACCGTGCGCGGACCCGAGGGCGGCGACCCCGCCTCCGTCGCCTTCGACGCGGTGAAGGAGGGCAAGGAGATGGGGGTCGACGTGGTCCTCATCGACACCGCGGGGCGGCTGCACACCAAGACCGGTCTCATGGATGAGCTCGGCAAGGTCAAGCGGGTCGTCGAGAAGCACGCCCCGCTCGACGAGGTGCTGCTGGTCCTGGACGCCACCACCGGCCAGAACGGCCTGGTGCAGGCCCGCGTCTTCGCCGAGGTCGTCGACATCACCGGCATCGTCCTGACCAAGCTGGACGGCACGGCCAAGGGCGGCATCGTGGTCGCGGTCCAGCGTGAACTGGGCGTGCCGGTCAAGCTGATCGGCCTCGGAGAGGGCGCCGACGACCTGGCGCCGTTCGAGCCGGAGGCGTTCGTGGATGCGCTGATCGGCGACTGA
- a CDS encoding LLM class flavin-dependent oxidoreductase, whose translation MPVTVVRFNLVEPGATPASLSARYRAALDMAAYADEHGITTVQTEEHHGVDNNWLPSPFAFAGAVFGATRRIAVTVSAVIGPLHDPLRLAEEIAVLDLLSGGRLVTVAGIGYRPEEYALFDVEWKRRGRLQDELLETLLKAWTGEEFEYRGRTVRITPRPFTDPHPLLLVGGSSRAAARRAARLGLPFFPSAHLPELEAYYKERLVEYGTEGWTMMPTAETPLLHIAENPDEAWARHGEHFLHEARTYASWQSGDIRSAVRSAAASVEELRAEGVYRILTPDECVEQGLDNLVLHPLAGGMPVEEGWRSLRLFAERVLPALNG comes from the coding sequence ATGCCCGTCACGGTCGTCCGTTTCAACCTCGTCGAGCCCGGCGCGACGCCCGCCTCTCTCAGCGCCCGCTACCGGGCCGCCCTGGACATGGCCGCGTACGCCGACGAGCACGGGATCACCACCGTGCAGACCGAGGAGCACCACGGTGTCGACAACAACTGGCTGCCGTCGCCGTTCGCCTTCGCCGGCGCGGTGTTCGGCGCCACGCGGAGGATCGCGGTCACCGTCTCCGCCGTGATCGGCCCGCTGCACGACCCTCTCCGCCTGGCCGAGGAGATCGCCGTACTGGATCTGCTGAGCGGCGGACGACTGGTGACGGTCGCCGGGATCGGGTACCGACCCGAGGAGTACGCCCTGTTCGACGTGGAGTGGAAGCGGCGGGGCCGGCTGCAGGACGAGCTGCTGGAGACCCTGCTGAAGGCCTGGACCGGCGAGGAGTTCGAGTACCGGGGTCGTACGGTACGGATCACCCCGCGCCCCTTCACCGACCCGCACCCCCTCCTCCTGGTCGGCGGCTCCTCCCGGGCCGCCGCCCGCCGGGCCGCCCGTCTGGGCCTGCCGTTCTTCCCCAGCGCCCACCTCCCGGAACTGGAGGCGTACTACAAGGAGCGGCTCGTCGAGTACGGCACCGAGGGCTGGACCATGATGCCGACGGCCGAGACACCGTTGCTGCACATCGCCGAGAACCCGGACGAGGCGTGGGCGCGTCACGGAGAACACTTCCTCCACGAGGCCCGGACCTACGCCTCCTGGCAGTCCGGCGACATCCGCTCGGCGGTCCGGTCGGCGGCGGCGAGCGTGGAGGAGCTGCGCGCGGAGGGCGTGTACCGGATCCTGACGCCGGACGAGTGCGTGGAGCAGGGCCTCGACAACCTCGTCCTGCATCCGCTGGCGGGCGGGATGCCGGTGGAGGAGGGGTGGCGGAGTCTGCGGTTGTTCGCGGAACGGGTGCTTCCGGCACTGAACGGCTGA
- a CDS encoding sugar porter family MFS transporter — protein MTSTEQASKSGAQAAHPDHLGHVIFIAAAAAMGGFLFGYDSSVINGAVEAIRGRYDIGSAALAQVIAIALIGCAIGAATAGRIADRIGRIRCMQISAVLFTVSAVGSALPFALYDLAFWRIVGGFAIGMASVIGPAYIAEVAPPAYRGRLGSFQQAAIVIGIAISQLVNWGLLNAAGGDQRGKLMGLEAWQVMLGVMVIPAVLYGLLSFAIPESPRFLISVGKHERAREILKEVEGDRIDLDTRVAEIENAMKSEHKSTFKDLLGGSFFFKPIVWVGIGLSVFQQFVGINVAFYYSSTLWQSVGVDPTDSFFYSFTTSIINIVGTVIAMIFVDRVGRRPLALIGSVGMVIGLALEAWAFSFDLVGGKLPAAQGWTALIAAHVFVLFFALSWGVVVWVFLGEMFPNRIRAAALGVAASAQWIANWAITASFPSLADWNLSVTYVIYTVFAALSIPFVLKYVKETKGKALEEMG, from the coding sequence GTGACCAGCACAGAGCAGGCGTCCAAGTCAGGAGCCCAGGCGGCTCACCCCGATCATCTCGGGCACGTCATCTTCATCGCGGCGGCGGCCGCGATGGGCGGTTTCCTCTTCGGCTACGACAGCTCCGTGATCAACGGCGCCGTCGAGGCCATCCGGGGCCGCTACGACATCGGATCCGCGGCCCTGGCGCAGGTCATCGCCATCGCCCTGATCGGCTGTGCGATCGGCGCGGCGACCGCGGGACGTATCGCGGACCGCATCGGCCGTATCCGGTGCATGCAGATCTCGGCCGTTCTCTTCACGGTCAGCGCCGTCGGCTCGGCGCTGCCCTTCGCCCTGTACGACCTGGCGTTCTGGCGGATCGTCGGCGGCTTCGCCATCGGTATGGCCTCGGTCATCGGCCCCGCCTACATCGCCGAGGTCGCCCCACCGGCCTACCGCGGTCGTCTCGGGTCCTTCCAGCAGGCCGCGATCGTCATCGGCATCGCCATCTCGCAGCTGGTCAACTGGGGCCTGCTGAACGCGGCCGGCGGTGACCAGCGCGGCAAGCTGATGGGCCTCGAGGCCTGGCAGGTCATGCTCGGCGTCATGGTGATCCCGGCCGTCCTCTACGGCCTGCTCTCCTTCGCCATCCCCGAGTCCCCGCGCTTTCTGATCTCCGTCGGCAAGCACGAGCGTGCCCGGGAGATCCTCAAGGAGGTCGAGGGCGACAGGATCGACCTCGACACGCGCGTGGCCGAGATCGAGAACGCCATGAAGAGCGAGCACAAGTCGACCTTCAAGGACCTGCTCGGCGGGAGCTTCTTCTTCAAGCCGATCGTCTGGGTCGGTATCGGCCTCTCGGTCTTCCAGCAGTTCGTCGGCATCAACGTCGCGTTCTACTACTCCTCGACGCTGTGGCAGTCGGTCGGCGTCGACCCGACGGACTCGTTCTTCTACTCCTTCACGACGTCGATCATCAACATCGTCGGCACCGTGATCGCGATGATCTTCGTGGACCGCGTCGGCCGCCGGCCGCTCGCCCTGATCGGTTCGGTCGGCATGGTGATCGGTCTGGCGCTGGAGGCCTGGGCGTTCTCCTTCGACCTGGTCGGCGGCAAGCTGCCGGCCGCGCAGGGCTGGACCGCGCTGATCGCCGCGCACGTCTTCGTCCTCTTCTTCGCCCTGTCCTGGGGTGTGGTCGTCTGGGTCTTCCTCGGCGAGATGTTCCCGAACCGGATCCGCGCCGCCGCGCTCGGCGTGGCCGCGTCCGCGCAGTGGATCGCCAACTGGGCCATCACCGCGAGCTTCCCGTCGCTGGCCGACTGGAACCTCTCCGTGACCTACGTGATCTACACGGTCTTCGCCGCGCTCTCCATCCCGTTCGTCCTCAAGTACGTCAAGGAGACGAAGGGCAAGGCGCTGGAGGAGATGGGCTGA
- the smc gene encoding chromosome segregation protein SMC — MHLKALTLRGFKSFASATTLRFEPGITCVVGPNGSGKSNVVDALSWVMGEQGAKSLRGGKMEDVIFAGTTGRPPLGRAEVSLTIDNSDGALPIEYAEVTITRIMFRNGGSEYQINGDTCRLLDIQDLLSDSGIGREMHVIVGQGQLDSVLHADPTGRRAFIEEAAGVLKHRKRKEKALRKLDAMQANLARVQDLTDELRRQLKPLGRQAAVARRAAVIQADLRDARLRLLADDLVRLRQALQTEVADEAALKGRKEAAEQELKKALQREALLEDEVRQLTPRLQRAQQTWYELSQLAERVRGTVSLADARVKSATSAPPEERRGRDPEDMEREAARIREQEAELEAALEAAEHALEDTVAHRAELERDLTQEERRLKDVARAIADRREGLARLGGQVNAARSRAASAQAEIDRLAAARDESQERAVAAQEEYEALKAEVDGLDAGDAELAERHDAAKRRLAEAEAALTVAREAVTAAERKRAATQARHEALAMGLRRKDGTGALLGAKDRLTGLLGPAAELLTVRPGHEVALAAAFGAAADALAVTSPSAAADAIRLLRKQDAGRASLLLAGAPEDAPFGGAAGHDAPADAARHHAADLVRGPSDLMPAVRRLLHGIVVVGTLEDAEDLVYANPHLTAVTAEGDLLGAHFAHGGSAGAPSLLEVQASVDQAAAELEELAVQCEELGEAQHAAVAHRKECTARVEELGERRRAADREKSAVAQQLGRLAGQAKGAAGEAERSAAAAARAQDALEKALEEVEELAERLAVAEEMPVEEEPDTSVRDRLAADGANARQTEMEARLQVRTHEERVKGLAGRADSLDRAARAERDARARAEQRRARLRHEAAVAEAVASGARQLLAHVEVSLARADEERTAADAAKALRERELTAARNTGRDLKSELDKLTDSVHRGEVLGAEKRMRIEQLETKALEELGVEPAGLIDEYGPHQPVPPSPPAEGEELPDDPEHPRNQPKQFHRAEQEKRLKAAERAYQQLGKVNPLALEEFAALEERHKFLSEQLEDLKKTRTDLLQVVKEVDERVEQVFTEAYRDTAREFEGVFSRLFPGGEGRLILTDPDNMLTTGVDVEARPPGKKVKRLSLLSGGERSLTAVALLVSIFKARPSPFYVMDEVEAALDDTNLQRLIRIMQELQEASQLIVITHQKRTMEVADALYGVSMQGDGVSKVISQRLR, encoded by the coding sequence GTGCACCTCAAGGCGCTGACCCTCCGAGGGTTCAAGTCGTTCGCCTCGGCGACCACGCTCCGGTTCGAGCCGGGGATCACCTGTGTCGTGGGGCCGAACGGCTCAGGCAAGTCCAACGTCGTGGACGCGCTCAGCTGGGTCATGGGCGAGCAGGGTGCCAAGTCGTTGCGCGGCGGCAAGATGGAGGACGTCATCTTCGCCGGCACCACCGGCCGCCCGCCGCTGGGCCGCGCCGAGGTGTCACTGACCATCGACAACTCCGACGGCGCCCTGCCCATCGAGTACGCCGAGGTCACCATCACGCGGATCATGTTCCGCAACGGCGGCAGCGAGTACCAGATCAACGGCGACACCTGCCGCCTCCTCGACATCCAGGATCTGCTCTCCGACTCCGGCATCGGCCGCGAGATGCACGTCATCGTCGGCCAGGGGCAGCTCGACTCCGTGCTGCACGCCGATCCGACGGGCCGCCGGGCCTTCATCGAGGAGGCCGCCGGAGTCCTCAAGCACCGCAAGCGCAAGGAGAAGGCCCTCCGCAAGCTGGACGCGATGCAGGCCAACCTCGCGCGCGTGCAGGACCTGACCGACGAACTCCGGCGCCAGCTCAAGCCGCTCGGCCGGCAGGCCGCGGTCGCCCGCCGGGCCGCCGTCATCCAGGCCGACCTGAGAGACGCCCGCCTCCGGCTGCTCGCCGACGATCTCGTACGACTGCGGCAGGCGCTGCAGACCGAGGTCGCGGACGAGGCCGCGCTGAAGGGACGCAAGGAAGCCGCCGAGCAGGAGCTGAAGAAGGCCCTCCAGCGCGAGGCTCTTCTGGAGGACGAGGTCCGGCAGCTCACACCCCGGCTCCAGCGGGCCCAGCAGACCTGGTACGAGCTGTCCCAGCTCGCCGAGCGGGTGCGCGGCACGGTCTCGCTGGCCGACGCACGCGTGAAGAGCGCGACCTCGGCGCCGCCCGAGGAACGGCGGGGGCGTGACCCCGAGGACATGGAGCGCGAGGCCGCCCGCATCCGCGAGCAGGAGGCCGAGCTGGAGGCGGCCCTGGAGGCGGCCGAGCACGCCCTGGAGGACACGGTCGCGCACCGCGCCGAACTGGAGCGGGACCTCACCCAGGAGGAACGGCGACTGAAGGACGTCGCCCGCGCCATCGCCGACCGCCGCGAGGGCCTCGCCCGGCTGGGTGGCCAGGTCAACGCGGCCCGTTCCCGCGCCGCCTCCGCCCAGGCCGAGATCGACCGCCTCGCCGCCGCCCGGGACGAGTCCCAGGAGCGCGCGGTCGCCGCGCAGGAGGAGTACGAGGCGCTGAAAGCCGAGGTGGACGGCCTGGACGCGGGCGACGCGGAACTGGCGGAGCGGCACGACGCGGCGAAGCGCCGGCTTGCCGAGGCGGAGGCAGCCCTGACGGTGGCCCGAGAGGCGGTCACGGCGGCGGAACGCAAACGCGCGGCGACGCAGGCCCGGCATGAGGCGCTGGCGATGGGACTGCGGAGGAAGGACGGGACGGGAGCGCTGCTGGGCGCGAAGGATCGTCTCACCGGACTGCTGGGTCCGGCGGCGGAGTTGCTGACGGTGAGACCGGGGCACGAGGTGGCACTGGCGGCGGCGTTCGGCGCGGCGGCGGACGCCCTGGCGGTGACCTCGCCTTCGGCGGCGGCCGACGCGATCAGGCTGCTGCGGAAGCAGGACGCAGGCCGAGCATCACTCCTCTTGGCAGGGGCCCCAGAAGACGCGCCCTTTGGGGGCGCGGCCGGCCACGACGCACCCGCGGACGCCGCACGGCACCACGCGGCAGATCTCGTCCGCGGCCCGTCCGACCTCATGCCGGCCGTCCGCCGCCTGCTCCACGGCATCGTCGTCGTCGGCACCCTCGAAGATGCCGAAGACCTCGTCTACGCCAACCCCCACCTCACCGCCGTCACCGCCGAAGGCGACCTGCTCGGCGCCCACTTCGCGCACGGCGGCTCCGCGGGCGCCCCCAGCCTCCTCGAAGTACAGGCATCCGTCGACCAGGCCGCCGCCGAACTCGAAGAGCTGGCCGTGCAGTGCGAGGAACTCGGCGAGGCCCAGCACGCGGCGGTGGCACACCGCAAGGAGTGCACGGCCCGAGTGGAGGAGCTCGGAGAGCGCCGCCGCGCCGCGGACCGGGAGAAGTCGGCCGTCGCCCAGCAGCTCGGCCGCCTCGCCGGCCAGGCGAAAGGTGCCGCCGGCGAGGCGGAGCGGTCCGCCGCGGCTGCCGCGCGAGCACAGGACGCCCTGGAGAAGGCGCTCGAAGAGGTCGAGGAACTCGCCGAACGGCTCGCCGTCGCCGAGGAGATGCCGGTGGAGGAGGAGCCCGACACCTCGGTACGGGACCGTCTCGCCGCCGACGGCGCCAACGCCCGCCAGACCGAGATGGAGGCCCGCCTCCAGGTCCGTACACATGAGGAGCGGGTCAAGGGGCTGGCCGGACGGGCCGACTCCCTCGACCGTGCCGCCCGTGCGGAGCGGGACGCACGCGCGCGTGCCGAACAGCGGCGGGCCCGGTTGCGGCACGAGGCCGCCGTGGCCGAGGCTGTCGCCTCCGGTGCGCGGCAGCTGCTCGCGCACGTCGAGGTGTCCCTCGCGCGCGCGGACGAGGAGCGGACCGCCGCCGACGCCGCCAAGGCGCTCAGGGAACGGGAGTTGACCGCCGCGCGGAACACCGGGCGCGATCTCAAGTCCGAGCTCGACAAGCTGACCGACTCCGTCCACCGCGGCGAGGTGCTCGGCGCAGAGAAGCGGATGCGGATCGAGCAGCTGGAGACCAAGGCGCTGGAGGAACTGGGTGTCGAACCGGCGGGGCTCATCGACGAGTACGGCCCCCACCAGCCGGTACCGCCCTCCCCGCCCGCCGAGGGCGAGGAACTGCCCGACGATCCGGAGCATCCGCGCAACCAGCCGAAGCAGTTCCACCGGGCCGAGCAGGAGAAGCGGCTCAAGGCGGCCGAGCGGGCGTATCAGCAGCTCGGCAAGGTCAATCCGCTCGCCCTGGAGGAGTTCGCGGCGCTGGAGGAGCGGCACAAGTTCCTCAGTGAGCAGCTGGAGGACCTGAAGAAGACCCGCACCGACCTGCTTCAGGTGGTGAAGGAGGTCGATGAACGCGTCGAACAGGTCTTCACCGAGGCCTACCGGGACACGGCCCGGGAATTCGAGGGTGTCTTCAGCCGGCTCTTCCCGGGCGGTGAGGGGCGGCTCATCCTGACCGACCCCGACAACATGCTCACCACCGGAGTGGACGTCGAGGCACGTCCGCCCGGCAAGAAGGTCAAGCGGCTGTCGTTGCTCTCCGGTGGCGAGCGCTCGCTCACCGCCGTGGCGCTGCTGGTGTCGATCTTCAAGGCCCGGCCCAGCCCCTTCTACGTCATGGACGAGGTCGAGGCCGCCCTCGACGACACCAACCTGCAGCGGCTGATCCGCATCATGCAGGAGCTGCAGGAGGCCTCGCAGCTCATCGTGATCACGCACCAGAAGCGGACCATGGAGGTCGCCGACGCGCTGTACGGCGTCTCCATGCAGGGCGACGGTGTGTCGAAGGTGATTTCACAGCGGCTTCGCTAG
- a CDS encoding acylphosphatase, whose protein sequence is MSEDVRLVAWVRGRVQGVGFRWFTRAKALEIGGLSGFALNLDDGRVQVVAEGPRKGCQGLLDWLLGDDTPGRVDGVTEIWDTPRGGYDGFAIR, encoded by the coding sequence ATGAGCGAGGATGTACGACTGGTCGCCTGGGTGCGCGGACGCGTCCAAGGTGTGGGTTTCCGCTGGTTCACGCGGGCCAAGGCCCTGGAGATCGGCGGCCTGAGTGGTTTTGCTCTCAATCTGGACGACGGACGCGTGCAAGTGGTCGCCGAGGGACCGCGAAAGGGATGCCAGGGACTTCTCGACTGGCTTCTGGGTGACGACACGCCCGGCCGCGTAGACGGCGTCACCGAGATCTGGGACACACCTCGTGGGGGTTACGACGGCTTCGCCATCCGATGA
- a CDS encoding CAP domain-containing protein — protein MGRHRRSAAGRAATGRATGVTATHGSYGSGYDPQDSYNFASAGAATYPGQEDPDPYARSDAYLFASEEEYALYRGEGYTPADGSRRSGSHRRRKRNLVTPVKSGLLGVSAAVAIGTVAVATGVVPGLDNYKLGGGSTTGGDVQAAGSPTNTPAEQGGTSGSADSREDGSSTSRNGDRASSPSSSPSPSASTATPTEKPTKKPAAPPSKKPKATPPQKEKEPAKKETAAPVEVSTEAAAAAEVLRLVNAERANVGCSPVAANSALADLAEAFSKAMADQGFFDHTDPSGATPWDRAAQAGITSLGGENIARGQSDPAAVMEAWMNSPGHKANILNCDFKTLGVGVVFGSGGPWWTQDFGY, from the coding sequence ATGGGACGCCACCGACGCTCCGCCGCCGGCCGCGCCGCCACGGGCCGCGCCACGGGGGTAACAGCGACACACGGCTCCTACGGGAGCGGTTACGACCCACAGGACTCGTACAACTTCGCCTCGGCGGGCGCCGCGACCTACCCCGGCCAGGAGGACCCCGACCCCTACGCGCGCAGTGACGCCTACCTGTTCGCGTCGGAGGAGGAGTACGCGCTCTACCGGGGCGAGGGCTACACGCCCGCCGACGGTTCCCGGCGCAGCGGGTCGCACCGCCGGCGCAAGCGGAACCTCGTGACGCCGGTCAAGAGCGGTCTGCTCGGGGTCTCGGCGGCCGTCGCGATCGGCACGGTCGCGGTCGCCACCGGTGTGGTGCCCGGCCTGGACAACTACAAGCTCGGCGGCGGCAGCACCACCGGCGGCGATGTGCAGGCGGCGGGCTCGCCCACCAACACCCCGGCCGAGCAGGGCGGCACCTCCGGCAGCGCCGACAGCCGTGAGGACGGCAGCTCGACGAGCCGGAATGGCGACCGCGCCTCCTCGCCCTCGTCCTCGCCGTCCCCGTCGGCCTCGACGGCCACTCCGACCGAGAAGCCGACGAAGAAGCCTGCGGCCCCGCCGAGCAAGAAGCCGAAGGCGACGCCTCCCCAGAAGGAGAAGGAGCCGGCGAAGAAGGAGACCGCCGCGCCCGTGGAGGTCTCGACCGAGGCCGCCGCGGCGGCCGAGGTACTCAGGCTCGTCAATGCCGAGCGGGCGAACGTGGGCTGCAGCCCCGTCGCCGCCAACAGCGCGCTGGCCGATCTCGCCGAGGCCTTCAGCAAGGCCATGGCCGACCAGGGCTTCTTCGACCACACCGACCCGAGCGGCGCCACGCCGTGGGACCGGGCCGCGCAGGCCGGGATAACCAGCCTCGGCGGCGAGAACATAGCCCGGGGCCAGTCCGACCCGGCGGCGGTCATGGAGGCCTGGATGAACAGCCCCGGCCACAAGGCCAACATACTGAACTGTGACTTCAAGACGCTGGGCGTGGGTGTGGTCTTCGGTTCGGGCGGCCCCTGGTGGACGCAGGACTTCGGCTACTAG